A window of Gossypium hirsutum isolate 1008001.06 chromosome D13, Gossypium_hirsutum_v2.1, whole genome shotgun sequence genomic DNA:
GTTATGCTACATAATAAGAGGACAGATTGTTGGATTATCATTAAGGACAAGGTAATTGGTGACTTTGGCTTGTTGCTGTTTCTGGAACATAATTCTTTGTCATACTAAGATATCTCGATTGTGATTATGTTTAACAACCAACTGCAGGTTTATGATGTTACCTCATATGTAGAGGAACACCCTGGTGGTGATGCCATCTTGGCACATGCCGGAGATGATTCAACCGAAGGGTTTTATGGGTATGCGTTTGTTCCTTATTTGGCATTGCTCAGAGAATTTTGAAAACTTTCTGTTGCCTCTTTCGGTTCGTGTTCTCTAGCGTTAATTGGTTACTCTCTTCTCTTAGCTAGGCTTGGCTACTGGATAGTTCATACATGAAACTGGTAAATAAGGATACAGTCTAATCATTTTTCAACATCCAAAACATGTTGGAAATAGTTATCCAACCTCCAAAACATCTGTCAAAATTTTGTCATACTTGAACATGGTTAAGGTTTTGTGTAACCCTAAGCTTACTTGGTATTTTCATCTTTTTGTTGTATGCAAAAGGCCACAACACGCAACTCGGGTGTTTGACATGATCGATGACTTCTACATCGGAGATCTTCAGAAGTAATCTCCAAGCAACTATCCACTATTGGGTTTTGTAAGGTTAGGGTGAAAACACTTCTGAGAATATCTTTCTGTTAGCCCTACTCCAACATCGGTATGTGCTTTGCACATTTAGTTCCTTTTGCAGAAGAACTATTTGGTAGTAATTGAATCcatgtgtttaattttttattttcttcatctgCTGCTTAATTGGTGTCTTATCCAACCCTTTCCTTTAATAATCTTGTTTTATTTTCAAGAGTGTATCGAAAACAGTGTATTTTAATATAGGTGGAGTGGTagtaaatttgtattttaatattaccTAACACTTGCTCGATCCTTgagtttataatttataatttatatttaaagatgatataaaaatataaaaaagataaaagtgacattgtaataatattaaatataatttaaaagaaagagaatttctataaattcataattgaTTTAAGGGTGACATCAATTTAGGGGAATGCTTAAGTATTAGATTAGATAACCTTGCCACATCAAACAAAGTTTTATCTTATATTGTtatacatttcaattttattacacAAATTGTTCACCAactttgtatatattaataatggtcAGATTTTAGTTTTGATCTTTATATTAtacacaaatttgaaatttagtctttatattttaatttttgacataatttttataatattattgttaGTTTAAACTCttcattttgattaaaatgttgaTGAATAAGTACCGAAATACATAGACTGTTACATTATATAACAATGGTCAATGTTCAGTTTTAGTCCTTGTATTGATTTGATTTTATATTGTAGTTGGTCGGACGTATATTTATACTTGTATTATATTTGTAccagtaaatttaaaaaaaaaaaattattttagttataaaatGCATTTAATCCCTATGGATACTCATTGTTTATTGTCTTAAAAAGTATCGATTTAAACATATATAGGAAAACATTAATTAGTACTTAATGACATTTGTTCATTGTTCTAAaatgtatcaaattacacataTATGGGAAAGCGTTAATCACATTGATTAGGATAATatccataaaaaaaaaagataatatacatacattgaatccattaaaagtttttttttaattaattttgaaatattgcACTCTTTCAAATTTGGTTTATCATTGAAATAATTTAAGGATGCATTAATGATAAGGATTTTCAATCATTAGAtgtatttgaaattaaaaatgtgAATCGATTTGGTTTTGCTCATCAGTAGTGTCAACTTTTGGGTTGTTTATCGTCTACTTTCTTCTCCCTCTCATCAAacatttatttcattctttttctcaTCCATTCCACGCGTCTTCTTTCTTTCCAGTTTACAGATCTATTTTGTGGTATATTTGTTGTCTTTACAAGCTGTGATGGACAGATGACGGCGTTTGTTGTTCGCTAAAACTCTATTGGCTACTAGTAATTTTTCTTGGAAAGTAGGTGGATTTTAGTCAATTTCTTAATATGTTTCTGTTTTGAGAGTATttaagaataataaatgatttaacGAGTCAATTTGAACctgtgttgtcttaagttttatatattttttttgtttgttttcctatttttaataagtttttagttTTAGGAGTTATTGTCTGCTCTTGTAGCACattttttagtcttgcttatgcatgtaaccttatttttataagtgattttagggatggttttgttgtcgtcctctctagtttggtgaatgctcgaTTTTTGTTCGTCGCTTTGGACCATCCAAGATTGATTTCCTTATCATATTAAATGCTTGCAGTCACTCCAGATATGTcatgcttgagttgtgacaaagccaATTGTAATGTGTTATGATGTTCTATTGATGCTAAGACTAAAAactttgttgtgttgatggagctTCTCCTTCACTATTTACAACGAgtatttgttaatttttcattcattaatgAATTAACGAAtttacctttcaaaaaaaaaattaaattttaactttcttttaataaaccaaataccatttaaaaaatcatttaaaacatacatttttattcattttaaaatattaaatgtatatGTGTACTTTCATTATATACTAAAATCCCTTAAACTATTACAATTTATTTAAACAAGTGCTTAAACtatatttaagttaaataattctctaatatatgattttttactcataaaagtcattgatttcaatattaatttaattttttttaaaattttagactcttatttaatttattgttaaTACAATAGAAATTATATGCACtttaacattaacataaaatttaaaaaataatcataatttttaaaagagtaaCTAAGTGTATTTCtaagcatttttaaaaaaatttaaaatattaattttttacttttaaaaaacattcttttattttttttatattttcaaaagagTAATTAAGCGTTATATATATAAGCgcttttaagaaaatttaaaatattattttatttgacttttaaaaaacattaattt
This region includes:
- the LOC107888392 gene encoding cytochrome B5-like protein, producing the protein MEIAIIALILAVLLGAFILVPRHGKSAHKNKVKSTVANSKASYSKTEVMLHNKRTDCWIIIKDKVYDVTSYVEEHPGGDAILAHAGDDSTEGFYGPQHATRVFDMIDDFYIGDLQK